From one uncultured Bacteroides sp. genomic stretch:
- the pta gene encoding phosphate acetyltransferase: MMDLINEIIARAKADRQRIVLPEGTEERTLKAADQVLADGVADLILLGNPEEIKSLAAKWELKNIAKAEIIDPANHPKKEQYAELLCELRKKKGMTIEEARKLVLDPLYLGCLIIKSGDADGQLAGAQNTTGNVLRPALQIIKTAPGISVVSGGMLLITKATEYGKDGLLVIADVAVLPNPTAEELAQIAVATGRTARVLANIEPKVAMLSFSTKGSAKHEMVDKVAEATRLAKELDPDMLIDGELQADAALVPSVGMSKAPGSAIAGQANTLVFPSLEVGNIAYKLVQRLGGAEAVGPVLQGMAAPVNDLSRGCSIQDIYRMIAITAIQAIGAKK, from the coding sequence ATCATGGATTTAATTAATGAAATTATTGCGCGTGCGAAAGCTGATCGCCAGCGCATTGTCCTTCCTGAAGGAACGGAAGAACGTACATTGAAGGCTGCCGATCAGGTTCTGGCAGATGGAGTGGCTGACTTGATTCTTCTTGGTAACCCTGAAGAAATTAAAAGCTTAGCTGCAAAGTGGGAGCTCAAGAATATAGCAAAGGCTGAAATTATAGATCCTGCTAATCACCCAAAGAAAGAGCAATATGCAGAGTTACTTTGCGAACTTCGGAAGAAAAAAGGTATGACGATTGAAGAAGCTCGTAAATTGGTTCTTGATCCATTGTACTTGGGATGCCTTATCATTAAAAGCGGTGATGCTGATGGACAGCTAGCTGGAGCTCAGAACACAACAGGAAATGTTCTTCGCCCTGCATTGCAGATTATTAAAACAGCTCCTGGCATTAGTGTTGTATCTGGTGGTATGTTACTTATAACTAAGGCTACAGAATATGGTAAGGATGGACTTCTGGTTATTGCTGATGTTGCTGTGTTGCCAAATCCAACCGCTGAAGAACTTGCACAAATTGCTGTAGCTACAGGTAGAACTGCACGCGTGCTCGCAAACATAGAACCTAAAGTGGCAATGCTTAGTTTTTCTACAAAAGGCAGTGCAAAGCATGAAATGGTTGACAAGGTAGCTGAAGCTACTCGTTTAGCAAAAGAATTAGATCCTGATATGCTTATTGATGGTGAACTTCAGGCAGATGCTGCTCTTGTTCCTTCTGTTGGAATGAGTAAGGCTCCGGGAAGTGCTATTGCAGGACAAGCTAATACATTAGTATTCCCTTCACTGGAAGTAGGTAACATTGCTTATAAACTTGTACAACGTTTAGGTGGTGCTGAAGCTGTAGGTCCGGTTCTTCAGGGAATGGCTGCTCCTGTTAATGACCTTTCACGTGGCTGTTCAATTCAGGATATTTATAGAATGATTGCAATCACTGCAATTCAAGCTATTGGAGCAAAAAAATAA
- a CDS encoding LrgB family protein, whose amino-acid sequence MNYLENPIFLLAITFGLYFLSKLVQRKTGWVLLNPILLTIAALILFLKVCNISYETYNNGGQFIGFWLKPTIVALGVPLYLQIEKIKKQLLPILLSQLAGCVIGVISVVLTAQLLGASKEVILSLAAKSVTTPIAMEVTKTVGGIPALTAAVVVCVGLFGAISGFKILALLKIESPIAQGLSMGTAAHAVGISTAMDVSGKYGAYASLGLTLNGIFTALLTPTILRLMGLL is encoded by the coding sequence ATGAATTATCTTGAGAATCCTATATTTCTCCTGGCAATAACATTCGGTCTCTATTTTCTTTCCAAACTTGTGCAACGAAAGACTGGGTGGGTATTACTTAATCCCATTTTACTCACGATTGCCGCTTTGATTCTCTTTCTAAAGGTATGTAATATCAGTTATGAGACATACAATAATGGTGGTCAGTTCATTGGATTTTGGCTAAAGCCTACTATTGTGGCACTGGGAGTTCCTCTATACCTCCAAATTGAGAAAATAAAAAAGCAGTTACTACCAATTCTTTTGTCGCAACTTGCAGGATGTGTGATTGGAGTTATTTCCGTGGTGCTTACTGCTCAATTGTTGGGAGCAAGTAAAGAGGTCATTCTGTCTCTTGCTGCCAAATCTGTCACGACTCCCATAGCTATGGAAGTGACAAAAACGGTTGGCGGAATTCCTGCACTAACAGCTGCTGTTGTGGTTTGTGTAGGACTTTTTGGTGCAATATCCGGATTTAAGATTTTAGCACTTTTAAAAATAGAAAGTCCCATTGCACAAGGGCTTTCAATGGGAACCGCAGCCCATGCCGTTGGAATATCTACTGCTATGGATGTGAGCGGCAAATATGGAGCATATGCCAGTCTGGGGCTAACCCTTAATGGTATCTTCACAGCACTTCTAACCCCTACTATTTTAAGATTAATGGGATTACTATAA
- a CDS encoding ROK family protein, with protein sequence MISSMGKPYVVGIDIGGTNSVFGIVDARGTILCSGSVKTQAYDKVEDYVDAVCKNLLPLIESEGGIEKIKGIGIGAPNGNFYSGTIEFAPNLPWKGVIHLAELFERRLGIPTALTNDANAAAVGEMTYGAARGMKDFIMITLGTGVGSGIVINGQVVYGHDGFAGELGHVIVRHENGRMCGCGRKGCLEAYCSATGVARTAREFLVARSDESLLRNISSEEITSKDVFDAAVKGDKLAQEIFEFTGSLLGEALANFVAFSSPEAIILFGGLAKSGDYIMKPVQDALDKNVLNIFKGKTKLLVSELKDSDAAVLGASALGWELRDIKE encoded by the coding sequence ATGATTTCAAGCATGGGAAAGCCCTACGTTGTAGGCATTGATATAGGTGGAACAAATAGTGTTTTTGGCATCGTAGATGCTCGTGGTACAATTTTATGCAGCGGATCTGTAAAGACTCAGGCATACGATAAAGTAGAGGATTATGTAGATGCTGTATGCAAAAACCTGCTTCCTCTTATTGAATCCGAAGGGGGTATAGAAAAAATTAAAGGCATCGGTATTGGAGCTCCAAACGGTAACTTTTATAGCGGAACCATTGAATTTGCTCCTAACCTTCCATGGAAAGGCGTAATCCATTTAGCTGAACTGTTTGAGCGAAGACTTGGCATTCCAACAGCTCTAACCAATGACGCAAATGCAGCAGCTGTAGGCGAAATGACTTATGGTGCAGCACGTGGTATGAAAGATTTTATCATGATTACCCTTGGCACAGGTGTTGGTAGCGGAATCGTTATTAACGGTCAGGTGGTGTATGGACATGATGGCTTTGCCGGCGAATTAGGACATGTTATTGTACGTCACGAAAACGGAAGAATGTGCGGTTGCGGACGTAAAGGATGTCTGGAAGCTTACTGTTCGGCAACAGGTGTGGCCCGTACAGCACGTGAATTCTTGGTTGCCCGTTCTGATGAAAGTCTGCTTCGAAATATTTCTTCTGAAGAAATTACTTCAAAAGATGTATTTGATGCTGCAGTAAAAGGGGATAAACTAGCTCAGGAGATATTCGAATTCACAGGTTCTTTGTTGGGTGAAGCTTTGGCTAACTTTGTTGCCTTTTCAAGCCCTGAAGCAATTATTTTATTCGGTGGATTAGCAAAATCAGGCGATTACATCATGAAACCTGTTCAAGATGCCCTTGATAAGAATGTTTTGAATATATTCAAAGGAAAAACAAAACTTCTTGTATCTGAACTTAAAGATTCTGATGCAGCAGTTCTTGGCGCCAGTGCTCTTGGTTGGGAATTAAGAGATATCAAAGAATAA
- a CDS encoding ABC transporter permease — protein sequence MKIGIDIWQEIYSTIKQNKLRTVLTGFSVSWGIFMLIVLMGWGNGIIHAFEDASADMAKNSIRIFPGWTSKTYQGLESNRRIQFDNNDVNITKNKFTNNVVLAGATVSESGITLSNKDEYVSLELDGVFPSYTNIEPVKLDQNGGRFINDLDINQRRKVIVIHYKTKEVLFRKESAIGKFVNAGGVTYQVVGIYRDKGNRDARSAYIPFTTAQTIYNKADTIDNIIFTTRNLNTVASNKDFEKEYRKTLGSHHRFDPEDMNAMYIWNRFTQYLQQLTAKTILTTAVWIIGIFTLLSGIVGVSNIMLITVKERTREFGIRKALGASPASILWLVILESILITTIFGYIGMVAGIGLTEYMNAVDGVKSFTIGGMENTVYKNPTVDIDIAIKATVTLIVAGTLAGFFPARKAVKIRPIEALKAE from the coding sequence ATGAAGATAGGAATTGATATTTGGCAAGAAATATATAGTACGATAAAGCAAAATAAGTTGCGAACCGTGCTTACCGGGTTTTCCGTTTCATGGGGAATCTTTATGCTGATTGTTCTTATGGGATGGGGTAATGGAATTATACATGCTTTTGAAGATGCTTCGGCTGATATGGCAAAAAACTCCATTAGAATATTCCCTGGTTGGACCAGTAAAACTTATCAGGGGCTTGAATCTAACAGAAGAATTCAGTTTGACAATAATGATGTGAACATTACCAAAAATAAATTCACGAATAATGTGGTTTTAGCAGGAGCAACGGTGAGCGAGAGCGGAATTACTCTTTCCAATAAAGACGAATATGTTTCGTTAGAGTTGGATGGCGTTTTTCCATCATATACAAATATTGAACCTGTAAAGTTAGACCAGAACGGTGGTCGTTTTATCAATGATCTGGATATAAACCAGAGAAGGAAAGTCATTGTGATACATTATAAAACAAAAGAAGTTCTCTTTCGTAAAGAAAGTGCTATAGGTAAATTTGTGAATGCCGGTGGAGTTACTTATCAAGTGGTTGGTATTTACAGAGATAAGGGTAACAGGGATGCACGTTCTGCTTATATTCCTTTTACTACAGCTCAAACTATCTATAATAAAGCAGATACAATAGATAATATAATCTTCACGACACGTAACCTAAATACCGTGGCTTCAAATAAAGATTTTGAAAAGGAATATCGCAAGACTTTAGGTAGTCATCATCGTTTTGATCCTGAAGATATGAACGCAATGTATATATGGAATCGTTTTACGCAATATCTGCAACAACTTACAGCCAAGACTATTCTGACTACAGCAGTTTGGATAATTGGTATATTTACTTTGTTGAGTGGTATTGTCGGGGTAAGTAATATTATGTTGATTACTGTGAAGGAAAGAACTCGTGAATTTGGTATCCGTAAAGCTTTAGGAGCATCACCAGCGTCTATTTTGTGGTTAGTTATTCTGGAGAGTATACTTATAACGACTATTTTCGGGTATATTGGTATGGTTGCTGGAATCGGACTGACAGAATATATGAACGCTGTAGATGGAGTTAAATCGTTTACTATAGGAGGAATGGAAAATACAGTATACAAGAATCCTACAGTGGATATTGACATTGCAATAAAGGCAACAGTGACTTTGATTGTTGCCGGTACGTTGGCGGGATTTTTCCCTGCCAGGAAGGCTGTGAAGATTAGACCAATTGAAGCATTAAAAGCAGAATAA
- a CDS encoding T9SS type A sorting domain-containing protein, whose product MNNVICYLNVDINMTNMQYKTGNICRYNDNSGNHIVRKPAMICMDTVHLVNKKMQKESIIIKEIRPNICVLQGPKVKVYPHSESNSLLVEIIENSKNIKASIFIFTLTGILLQMVQVKDARTLVNIPLQENGKYLMNIQIGREVSTWKITKE is encoded by the coding sequence ATGAATAATGTTATTTGTTATTTAAATGTGGATATAAATATGACTAATATGCAATATAAAACAGGCAATATATGTCGTTATAACGACAATTCAGGAAACCATATAGTGCGTAAGCCTGCTATGATTTGTATGGATACGGTTCATCTTGTCAATAAAAAAATGCAAAAGGAATCAATTATAATCAAAGAAATAAGGCCTAATATATGTGTATTACAAGGTCCGAAAGTCAAAGTGTATCCTCATTCAGAAAGTAATTCTTTACTTGTTGAAATAATCGAAAATTCGAAGAATATAAAAGCTTCTATATTTATATTTACCCTGACAGGGATATTGTTGCAAATGGTTCAAGTGAAAGATGCTAGAACCCTTGTCAACATTCCTTTGCAGGAAAATGGAAAATATCTTATGAATATTCAAATTGGTAGGGAAGTGTCTACTTGGAAAATAACAAAGGAATAA
- a CDS encoding phosphatidylglycerol lysyltransferase domain-containing protein, which translates to MIKYKDITLEDKEVITSITMNSDRKNCDLSFSNLCSWRFMYGTQFAIVDGFLVIKFDLNQKPAYMLPVGEGDLKKILESLIEDAETEGQPFLMYGICNNTKEEIENLMPHRFEFSSNRDYADYVYLRTDLAELKGKKYQSKRNHVNKFYKTYSDYEYTPITSGRISECLRLEEEWCRANNCGQQNGLGNERKSLTYALNHFDELGLTGGILYVSGKIAAFTFGMPINQETFGIHVEKADTQIEGAYNIINQEFARHIPEQYIYLNREEDLGIEGLRKAKLSYQPAILLEKYIAKINK; encoded by the coding sequence ATGATAAAATATAAAGATATAACACTTGAAGACAAAGAGGTTATCACCTCTATTACAATGAATAGCGATAGAAAGAACTGCGATCTTTCATTCTCTAATCTATGTAGCTGGCGGTTTATGTATGGAACACAATTTGCCATAGTCGATGGCTTTCTGGTGATCAAGTTTGATTTGAATCAAAAACCGGCCTATATGTTACCTGTAGGTGAAGGAGATCTGAAAAAGATACTGGAAAGTCTCATAGAAGATGCTGAAACCGAAGGGCAGCCTTTCCTTATGTATGGTATTTGCAACAATACGAAAGAAGAAATAGAAAATCTTATGCCCCACAGATTTGAATTCTCATCCAACAGAGATTATGCGGATTATGTATATTTGCGTACTGATCTGGCGGAATTAAAAGGAAAGAAATACCAATCAAAGAGGAATCATGTAAATAAGTTCTATAAAACATATTCTGATTATGAATATACTCCTATCACTTCCGGCCGTATCAGCGAATGCCTGAGACTTGAAGAAGAATGGTGCCGGGCAAATAACTGCGGACAACAAAATGGATTGGGCAATGAACGTAAATCACTGACTTATGCACTAAATCACTTTGACGAACTGGGCCTTACTGGAGGTATACTCTATGTCAGCGGAAAAATAGCAGCTTTCACCTTTGGTATGCCCATTAATCAGGAAACTTTTGGGATACATGTAGAAAAGGCCGACACTCAGATTGAAGGAGCCTATAATATTATTAATCAAGAGTTTGCCCGTCATATACCGGAACAATATATTTACTTGAATCGAGAAGAAGATTTAGGTATAGAAGGATTAAGAAAGGCCAAGTTATCTTATCAGCCTGCCATTCTACTGGAGAAATACATAGCAAAAATTAACAAATAA
- a CDS encoding acetate kinase, translated as MKILVLNCGSSSIKYKLFNMDTKEVMAQGGIEKIGLKGSFLKLTLPSGDKVMLEGEILEHTAGIEYILGVLVSEKYGCIKSLDEINAVGHRVVHGGEKFNKSVLITDQVIEKIVECIDIAPLHNPPNLKGIRAVSELMPNAPQIAVFDTAFHQTMPDYAYMYGIPYQLYKKYGIRRYGFHGTSHRYVSKRVCEFLGISPEGQRIITCHVGNGGSVSAIKDGKSIDTSMGFTPVEGLLMGTRAGDIDAGVVSYIMDKEMIGTASISTLLNKHSGVLGVSGVSSDMRELDAACQEGNERAILAEKMYYYRIKKYVGAYTAALGGVDIIVFTGGVGENQSRCRSEVCDGLQYMGVSLDQELNNKIHGDEAVISTPDSKVKVVVIPTDEEFMIASDTMQILSAK; from the coding sequence ATGAAAATATTAGTGCTCAATTGCGGTAGTTCGTCCATCAAATATAAATTGTTCAATATGGACACTAAAGAGGTGATGGCTCAAGGCGGAATAGAAAAAATAGGATTAAAAGGTTCTTTTCTTAAACTGACTCTTCCTAGCGGGGATAAGGTTATGTTGGAAGGAGAAATTCTTGAACATACAGCCGGTATTGAATATATTCTTGGAGTCTTAGTTAGCGAAAAATATGGTTGCATCAAATCTTTGGATGAAATTAATGCAGTAGGACACCGTGTGGTTCATGGAGGAGAGAAGTTTAATAAATCTGTGCTGATTACTGATCAGGTAATTGAAAAGATTGTGGAATGTATAGACATTGCACCACTTCATAATCCACCAAACTTGAAAGGTATCCGTGCCGTTTCAGAATTAATGCCAAATGCACCTCAGATTGCTGTATTCGATACTGCTTTCCACCAGACTATGCCAGATTATGCATATATGTATGGCATACCTTACCAACTTTACAAGAAATATGGCATTCGCCGTTATGGCTTCCATGGAACCAGTCATCGTTACGTTTCTAAGCGTGTATGTGAATTTCTTGGCATTTCACCTGAAGGGCAGCGTATTATTACTTGTCATGTAGGTAATGGGGGGTCTGTTTCTGCTATTAAGGATGGGAAATCTATTGATACTTCAATGGGATTTACTCCTGTAGAAGGTTTATTAATGGGAACACGTGCAGGAGATATTGATGCCGGAGTTGTTTCTTATATCATGGATAAAGAGATGATTGGTACAGCTTCAATTTCTACATTATTAAATAAACATAGTGGAGTTCTTGGAGTGTCAGGTGTTTCCAGCGATATGCGCGAACTTGATGCTGCATGTCAGGAAGGAAATGAACGTGCTATTCTTGCCGAAAAGATGTATTACTACCGTATTAAAAAATACGTAGGTGCTTATACTGCAGCTTTAGGTGGAGTTGATATTATAGTATTTACCGGAGGTGTTGGTGAAAATCAATCAAGATGCCGTTCTGAAGTTTGTGATGGCCTTCAATATATGGGAGTTTCTCTTGATCAGGAATTGAATAATAAAATTCATGGCGATGAGGCTGTTATCAGTACTCCTGATTCTAAAGTTAAAGTGGTTGTAATTCCTACAGATGAAGAATTTATGATCGCTTCTGATACTATGCAGATTTTATCCGCGAAATAA
- a CDS encoding 3-hydroxyacyl-CoA dehydrogenase NAD-binding domain-containing protein, with amino-acid sequence MAEMIKEPIENYGLSSKDRKKTLFSKIGIVGCGKEGSKIATVAATAGIEVVFLEISDEKIQKAFDRIAGELDMRIATWGLTESEKKTILGRITGTLAFDAFKDCDFVIEAVRYDENGERSLKHRKEIFQNLEAVLAEDAIIATNASSVVITELAAELQHKERCVCLHFVMMQPQSRVMEIVRGLYTSDSCYNKVCQFAKLISYDYVTVEESAGLVNNRLFFTLLNEACAILQEGLTTPIEIDSIIKFGLGQRQGVFCMADQMGIEKIVPQMEDLYQEFGSLKYKPSPLLLRLNRAKRWGVSTGMGFYAYDEEGNRMINENEKK; translated from the coding sequence ATGGCAGAAATGATTAAAGAACCAATTGAGAACTACGGATTAAGTTCAAAAGACCGTAAGAAAACTTTGTTCTCTAAGATTGGTATCGTGGGCTGCGGAAAAGAAGGCTCCAAAATTGCAACAGTTGCTGCTACAGCCGGTATAGAAGTCGTATTCCTGGAAATCAGTGATGAAAAGATACAGAAAGCTTTTGATCGTATCGCTGGTGAACTTGATATGCGTATTGCAACATGGGGACTTACTGAGTCTGAAAAGAAAACAATTCTTGGACGTATTACTGGAACGTTGGCTTTTGATGCTTTCAAGGATTGCGACTTTGTGATTGAAGCAGTACGTTATGATGAGAATGGAGAGAGAAGTCTGAAGCATCGTAAAGAGATTTTTCAAAATCTGGAAGCTGTTTTGGCTGAAGATGCTATTATCGCAACCAATGCTTCTTCTGTAGTAATTACAGAACTGGCAGCTGAGCTTCAGCATAAAGAACGCTGCGTATGCTTACATTTTGTAATGATGCAGCCTCAAAGCCGTGTTATGGAAATTGTTCGCGGACTCTATACTTCTGACTCTTGCTATAATAAGGTTTGTCAGTTTGCTAAACTGATTAGCTATGATTATGTGACAGTAGAAGAATCTGCAGGCTTGGTTAACAACCGTTTGTTCTTTACTCTGTTGAATGAGGCTTGTGCTATTCTTCAGGAAGGTTTGACTACTCCAATTGAGATTGACTCGATCATAAAATTTGGTTTGGGACAAAGACAAGGCGTATTCTGTATGGCTGATCAAATGGGCATAGAAAAAATTGTTCCTCAGATGGAAGACTTGTATCAGGAATTTGGGTCTTTGAAATATAAACCATCTCCATTGTTACTCCGGTTAAATCGCGCTAAGCGTTGGGGAGTAAGCACAGGCATGGGTTTCTATGCTTATGATGAAGAAGGGAACCGTATGATTAATGAGAATGAGAAAAAATAG
- a CDS encoding DUF3244 domain-containing protein — MKKSLLITLCCSLFLVSYVSAETNTEADIHLKAGYDKSIRPTSVTSSVTPVTATVDADLVTVNFSSSIGSTTITIQDSFGEVVYETNLNVQGAIILPISLTGFEAGTYTIEIATAKKSWYGEFDL, encoded by the coding sequence ATGAAAAAGTCATTATTAATTACCCTTTGTTGCTCGCTCTTTTTAGTCTCTTATGTAAGTGCAGAAACAAATACAGAGGCTGATATCCATTTAAAAGCTGGATATGATAAATCGATTAGACCAACGTCAGTAACTTCATCTGTTACTCCCGTAACTGCTACTGTTGATGCTGATTTAGTTACTGTAAACTTTTCTTCGTCAATTGGCTCTACGACTATTACAATTCAAGATTCTTTTGGTGAAGTGGTTTATGAGACTAACTTGAATGTTCAGGGTGCTATAATCTTACCGATCTCTTTGACTGGATTCGAGGCAGGAACTTATACCATAGAAATTGCAACTGCAAAGAAAAGCTGGTACGGAGAATTTGATCTTTAA
- a CDS encoding CidA/LrgA family protein, protein MIRQCSILFGCLALGELIVFLTGIKLPSSIIGMLLLTLFLKLDWIKLQWVQGMSDFLVANLGFFFVPPGVAIMLYFDIIKAQFWPIVISILISTILVLVVTGWVHQLIRKIK, encoded by the coding sequence ATGATACGTCAGTGCTCTATTTTATTTGGTTGTTTAGCCCTGGGTGAATTAATTGTCTTTCTCACAGGGATTAAGCTTCCATCGAGCATCATTGGGATGCTGTTGCTCACTCTTTTTCTAAAATTGGATTGGATTAAACTGCAATGGGTACAGGGAATGTCCGATTTCTTAGTAGCAAATCTGGGTTTCTTCTTCGTTCCACCAGGTGTTGCGATAATGCTCTACTTCGATATTATCAAGGCACAATTCTGGCCAATCGTGATTTCAATCCTAATTAGCACCATTCTGGTTCTTGTAGTAACCGGATGGGTTCATCAATTAATACGCAAAATCAAATGA
- a CDS encoding VIT1/CCC1 transporter family protein gives MDIDKKTKNDFVRFQRNEITESIVYTRLASIEKDSANKDVLLKIAAEESGHGRMFHKLTNESPTPNKWKIAKYYWLARLFGLTFAIKLMEAGEANAHENYDQYANFPELLRLSHEEQEHEKKLIGLINEERLEYMGSVVLGLNDALVEFTGALAGFTLALSDSKLIALTGSITGIAAALSMASSEYLSTKSEGDKDKHPIKAAIYTGFAYVVTVVALVTPFILCSNVFIALGIMLFMALLIIGLFNYYYSVARSESFKKRFTEMAILSFGVAAISFLIGYALKVFTGIEA, from the coding sequence ATGGATATTGATAAAAAGACAAAAAATGATTTTGTTCGTTTTCAACGGAATGAGATAACAGAAAGTATAGTTTATACGCGCCTTGCTTCAATAGAGAAAGATAGTGCTAATAAAGATGTTCTCTTAAAGATTGCGGCAGAAGAATCTGGGCATGGACGTATGTTCCATAAACTGACAAATGAAAGTCCAACCCCCAATAAATGGAAAATTGCAAAATATTATTGGCTTGCTCGTTTGTTTGGTTTGACTTTTGCCATTAAATTAATGGAAGCAGGTGAGGCTAATGCTCACGAGAACTATGATCAATATGCAAATTTTCCAGAATTACTTCGTTTGAGTCATGAGGAACAAGAACATGAAAAGAAGCTTATCGGATTGATTAATGAAGAACGGTTAGAGTATATGGGTTCTGTGGTTCTGGGATTAAACGATGCTTTGGTAGAGTTTACAGGTGCTTTAGCTGGTTTTACACTTGCTTTGAGTGATTCTAAACTTATTGCTTTAACGGGAAGTATCACAGGTATTGCTGCTGCTCTTTCAATGGCTTCTTCAGAGTATCTTTCTACCAAATCAGAAGGTGATAAAGACAAGCATCCTATAAAAGCGGCAATTTATACTGGTTTTGCTTATGTTGTAACGGTCGTGGCTTTGGTTACTCCTTTTATATTATGTTCTAACGTCTTTATAGCGTTGGGTATAATGCTTTTTATGGCCTTGTTGATTATAGGACTCTTTAATTATTATTATTCGGTGGCAAGGAGTGAAAGTTTCAAGAAACGTTTTACGGAAATGGCAATTTTAAGTTTTGGTGTAGCCGCAATCAGCTTTTTAATTGGTTATGCATTGAAAGTCTTTACAGGAATTGAAGCCTGA
- a CDS encoding ABC transporter ATP-binding protein produces the protein MIHLEDINKTYYNGAPLHVLKGINLDIERGEFVSIMGASGSGKSTLLNILGILDNYDTGDYYLNDVLIKKLSETRAAEYRNRMIGFIFQSFNLISFKNAMENVALPLFYQNVSRKKRNILAMEYLDKLGLREWAHHMPNELSGGQKQRVAIARALISQPQIILADEPTGALDSKTSDEVMQILKDVNDLGMTLVVVTHESGVANRTNKIIHIKDGIIESVEDNANHNLSPFGAGKMMK, from the coding sequence ATGATACATTTAGAAGACATAAACAAGACCTATTATAACGGAGCCCCTCTTCATGTGCTCAAAGGAATTAATCTTGATATTGAACGTGGTGAGTTTGTTTCCATTATGGGGGCATCAGGCTCAGGAAAATCTACTTTGCTCAACATTCTAGGTATATTAGATAACTATGATACCGGAGATTATTATCTAAACGATGTTCTTATTAAAAAATTGAGTGAAACCCGGGCTGCTGAATATCGTAACCGGATGATTGGGTTTATTTTTCAATCTTTTAATCTTATTTCTTTTAAGAATGCGATGGAAAATGTGGCATTACCGCTTTTTTATCAGAATGTAAGCCGAAAGAAAAGAAATATTCTGGCGATGGAATATCTGGATAAACTGGGACTCAGGGAATGGGCACATCACATGCCAAATGAACTTTCCGGAGGACAGAAACAGCGTGTAGCTATTGCTCGGGCGTTGATCTCACAACCTCAGATTATTCTTGCAGATGAGCCTACCGGTGCTTTGGATAGTAAGACTTCGGATGAGGTTATGCAGATTCTTAAGGATGTAAATGACCTTGGTATGACTTTGGTGGTTGTCACCCATGAGTCAGGAGTGGCTAATAGGACAAATAAAATAATTCATATAAAAGATGGAATTATTGAATCTGTAGAAGATAACGCTAATCACAACCTGTCTCCTTTTGGAGCTGGTAAAATGATGAAGTAA